The following coding sequences lie in one Brachionichthys hirsutus isolate HB-005 unplaced genomic scaffold, CSIRO-AGI_Bhir_v1 contig_393, whole genome shotgun sequence genomic window:
- the LOC137916876 gene encoding zinc finger protein 292-like → MAVIKKTKAKKHNLGDATNQYKPYRCVHQGCVAAFTIQHNLILHYRAVHHSAVSALEQHKDHDQSDGLGEIMSRDLDSQADSPQILEFRCQVKDCSRVFLEVPNLLQHYLQLHEFSLERVGVLLSDTKLGKFGCGHQGCILSFTVFWEYIRHVKEKHKDIKLAKSEQLNGSFKCEIEGCDRSYTTKSNMLRHVMKKHQDLYQPKLKSQQIKEDEMKLSSKTLHYQITKTSNGKENIESNKKSLQRTTDTKRVSKAKNHWTKYGKPSLKSKVEASSLCTEKCPLQYPCMIKGCESVMKSERSILKHYVGHGLSEKYLEQQRSHFIFCKKIPRQKCRSIRSDDSKSDNTSDLHSKPVLRKRTTASIPVSLFDSKLSNDSSTRGSLVLKRKRGRPRKFIEQIVKSKKFLRKPKTDLLYKESKSDAFCPAGTQEHAAPLASFKPMGFEMSFLKFLEQSNKCENVLTKTFDESAMNTKDICVRFSNPQNLKCLGKVKMNIDRSFAGVIDLMLKQLQDEQPTVELERFL, encoded by the exons ATGGCTGTCATCAAGAAGACGAAAGCGAAAAAGCACAACTTGGGCGATGCTACAAATCAGTACAAGCCCTACCGCTGTGTTCATCAAGGATGTGTTGCAGCCTTCACTATCCAGCACAACCTAATCCTTCATTACCGGGCTGTCCACCACTCTGCTGTATCAGCTCTGGAGCAACACAAAGACCACGACCAAAGTGATGGATTGGGGGAAATAATGAGCCGTGACTTGGATTCACAGGCAGACAGTCCCCAAATTTTGGAATTTAGATGCCAAGTCAAAGACTGCTCCAGAGTTTTCCTAGAAGTTCCTAACCTTTTGCAACATTATCTCCAGCTGCATGAATTTAGTCTTGAAAGGGTTGGTGTTCTCTTATCTGATACCAAGCTTGGTAAGTTTGGTTGTGGTCACCAAGGTTGCATATTGTCCTTCACTGTCTTCTGGGAGTACATAAGGCATGTAAAAGAGAAGCATAAAGATATTAAGTTAGCAAAGTCTGAGCAATTAAATGGTTCATTCAAGTGTGAAATTGAAGGCTGTGACCGTTCATATACCACCAAGTCAAACATGCTCCGACATGTCATGAAAAAACATCAGGACCTGTACCAGCCCAAACTGAAGAGTCAACAGATAAAAGAAGATGAGATGAAACTAAGCTCAAAGACTTTGCATTACCAAATCACCAAGACAAGTAATGGGAAGGAAAATATTGAGAGCAATAAAAAGAGCCTACAGAGGACGACTGACACTAAGAGAGTGAGCAAGGCAAAGAATCACTGGACTAAATACGGAAAACCCTCCCTGAAGTCTAAAGTGGAGGCATCGTCATTGTGCACTGAGAAATGTCCGCTACAATACCCCTGTATGATTAAAGGCTGCGAGTCGGTCATGAAATCAGAGCGAAGTATACTAAAACATTACGTAGGGCACGGACTGTCAGAAAAGTACTTGGAACAGCAGAGGAGTCATTTTATATTCTGCAAAAAAATCCCGAGGCAGAAGTGCCGCTCTATCAGGAGTGATGATTCCAAGTCCGACAACACCTCTGACCT ACACTCCAAGCCTGTTCTACGCAAAAGGACCACAGCAAGCATCCCTGTTTCATTGTTTGATAGCAAATTGTCAAATGACTCAAGCACTCGTGGCTCACTAGTGCTCAAACGCAAACGAGGACGTCCTCGAAAATTTATTGAACAAATTGTGAAAAGCAAGAAATTTCTTCGTAAGCCCAAAACTGATTTACTATATAAGGAGAGTAAGTCTGATGCCTTTTGTCCTGCAGGAACGCAGGAGCATGCGGCTCCACTGGCCTCTTTTAAACCGATGGGATTTGAAATGTCTTTCTTAAAGTTCTTGGAGCAGTCAAATAAATGTGAGAATGTCCTGACAAAGACATTTGATGAGTCTGCTATGAACACCAAAGACATCTGTGTCAGGTTCAGCAACCCACAGAATTTGAAATGTCTAGGCAAGGTAAAGATGAATATAGACCGATCATTCGCCGGCGTCATTGACCTCATgctgaagcagctgcaggacgagcagCCCACAGTGGAACTGGAAAGGTTTCTCTAG